A part of Periplaneta americana isolate PAMFEO1 chromosome 17, P.americana_PAMFEO1_priV1, whole genome shotgun sequence genomic DNA contains:
- the LOC138693092 gene encoding zinc finger protein 501-like — translation MDLIKTEPEVDPLAIQTNDNTDVEKKEHLSEDELCNLDSVKEELKFEVTAEQNEVLTESLAGTHNSSVSSEFDGIPHEEHLTAYHDAKDSVSSAKAMRTATDEKEFVCDVCGKCFSFARNLKRHVLMHTGEKPFKCDVCSKCFMNQAYLNRHNRLHTGKKPFKCDICGKCFSQSPHLKSHKRQHTGEKPFKCDVCGKCFSQSGSLKSHARQHTGEKPFECNTCGQCFSQSPHLKSHKRRHTGDKPFKCDVCRKCFSQSSQLTGHKRQHSGEKPFICDVCEKAFAYKINLRKHVLKHTGDKPFI, via the exons GATGAATTGTGTAACTTGGACTCAGTGAAGGAGGAGTTGAAGTTCGAAGTGACAGCAGAACAGAATGAGGTTCTGACTGAAAG TCTTGCAGGTACACATAACAGCTCAGTGTCATCGGAGTTCGACGGCATTCCACATGAAGAGCATTTGACTGCATATCACGATGCCAAGGATTCTGTTTCCTCAGCAAAAGCTATGCGGACCGCTACAGACGAGAAGGAATTCGtgtgcgatgtttgtggaaagtgtttctcgttCGCGAGAAATCTGAAAAGACATGTCCTGATGCACACAGGCGAAAAGCCTTTCAAATGTGACGTTTGTAGTAAGTGTTTTATGAATCAGGCTTATCTAAATCGTCACAATCGTCTGCACACAGGGAAGAAACCATTTAAATGCGAtatctgtggaaagtgtttctcgcaATCTCCTCATCTAAAAAGTCACAAGCGTCAACATACCGGCGAAAAACCgttcaaatgcgatgtctgtgggaAATGTTTTTCGCAATCAGGATCTCTAAAGAGCCATGCGCGCCAGCATACTGGCGAGAAACCATTTGAATGTAATACCTGTGGTCAGTGTTTTTCGCAGTCCCCACATCTAAAGAGTCATAAACGTCGGCATACCGGCgacaaaccattcaaatgcgacgtCTGTAGAAAATGTTTCTCGCAATCGAGTCAGTTAACTGGCCATAAACGCCAGCATAGTGGCGAGAAGCCATTTATATGCGACGTTTGTGAAAAGGCCTTCGCATACAAGATCAACCTACGAAAACATGTACTTAAACATACCGGTGACAAGCCTTTCATTTAA